In bacterium, a single window of DNA contains:
- a CDS encoding type II toxin-antitoxin system mRNA interferase toxin, RelE/StbE family — MKIVTTDKYDKKYKKLSNNLKDKIDRALEKFAKDPFDPSLLNHGLQGGLNGFNSIKAGFDLRIILKEENGYILVLLIDLGKHDHVY, encoded by the coding sequence ATGAAGATAGTTACTACAGATAAGTATGATAAAAAATATAAAAAACTAAGTAATAATCTAAAAGATAAGATAGATAGAGCACTGGAGAAATTTGCAAAAGATCCTTTTGACCCATCTCTACTAAACCATGGTCTACAAGGAGGACTTAATGGTTTTAACTCTATTAAGGCAGGTTTTGATTTAAGAATTATTCTTAAGGAAGAGAATGGTTATATATTGGTTTTACTGATTGATTTAGGAAAACATGATCATGTTTATTAG
- a CDS encoding UDP-N-acetylglucosamine 1-carboxyvinyltransferase — protein sequence MKSKTELKVKVSTNPKVTESNKNLGFFIKQLREDRNLTQTDFAKLLKTSQSAVARIENGGQNMTTEELNRISIALGRKIMTISDSIDVEINGGRKLSGTIATNTSKNGALGLICASLLNKGKTRLHGIPRIEEVQRIIELMESIGISIKWIEKNTLEIIVPKKLKTENMDKVAAGRIRSGLMMIGPMIHLESIFKIPHSGGCKMGQRTISAHRYGLEDLGVKIDTKEDHYLIQSKKLAPAHIIMSESSDTAAENLLMAAALIKGKTTIQFAPPNYQVQEVCFFLETLGVKIEGVGSTTLIVHGIDEINMDVDYYNSEDPTESMMFITAGIVTGSTLTITRCPIDFLALEMFKLKKMGLKYKQTSVYYAVNGRTKLVDITIYPSKLVAPLDKISAQPYPGINTDNLPFFVPIAVLAKGTTLIHDWMWENRAIYFTELNRLGANINLADPHRVFIQGPTELKAAQIVCPLALRPAMIIMVAMLGAKGKSILRNIYPISRGYEDIAERLNGIGADIKVIKEI from the coding sequence ATGAAAAGCAAAACAGAGTTAAAAGTCAAAGTATCTACTAATCCTAAGGTAACAGAAAGTAATAAAAATTTGGGATTCTTTATTAAACAACTTCGAGAGGATAGAAATCTAACTCAAACAGATTTTGCTAAGCTTTTGAAAACATCACAAAGTGCGGTAGCTAGGATTGAGAATGGGGGACAGAACATGACAACAGAAGAATTGAATAGAATAAGTATTGCTCTTGGAAGAAAAATTATGACTATTTCAGATTCTATTGATGTAGAAATTAATGGGGGAAGAAAACTTTCTGGAACTATCGCAACGAATACATCTAAAAATGGGGCGCTTGGTCTTATTTGTGCATCACTTTTAAATAAAGGAAAAACTCGTCTGCATGGAATACCTCGTATTGAAGAGGTTCAAAGAATTATAGAATTAATGGAAAGTATTGGTATTTCAATAAAATGGATTGAAAAAAATACTTTGGAAATTATTGTTCCAAAAAAGTTAAAAACGGAGAATATGGATAAGGTCGCAGCAGGAAGAATTAGATCCGGCTTGATGATGATTGGCCCAATGATCCATCTAGAAAGTATATTTAAAATACCTCACTCAGGAGGTTGTAAAATGGGTCAAAGGACAATCTCTGCTCATAGATATGGTCTAGAAGATTTGGGTGTAAAAATTGATACAAAAGAGGATCATTATCTAATTCAATCAAAAAAACTAGCGCCCGCTCATATTATAATGTCAGAGTCTTCCGATACTGCGGCCGAGAATTTATTAATGGCGGCAGCCCTAATAAAAGGGAAGACTACAATTCAGTTTGCACCACCAAACTATCAGGTTCAGGAAGTATGTTTCTTTCTGGAAACCTTGGGTGTGAAAATTGAGGGCGTTGGTTCAACCACGTTAATCGTTCATGGAATTGATGAAATTAATATGGATGTTGATTATTATAATAGTGAAGATCCAACAGAATCTATGATGTTCATTACAGCAGGTATTGTAACTGGATCTACTCTGACTATAACGAGATGTCCAATTGATTTTCTAGCCCTGGAAATGTTTAAGTTAAAAAAGATGGGATTGAAGTATAAGCAGACATCTGTTTATTATGCTGTGAATGGTAGAACAAAATTAGTTGATATTACTATTTACCCATCAAAACTAGTTGCTCCACTTGATAAAATTTCAGCCCAACCATATCCTGGAATTAATACTGATAACCTGCCATTCTTTGTGCCAATTGCTGTGTTGGCTAAGGGGACAACTTTGATTCATGATTGGATGTGGGAGAATAGAGCAATTTATTTTACAGAGTTAAATAGGCTTGGGGCCAATATCAACCTGGCGGATCCTCACAGAGTTTTTATTCAAGGGCCCACAGAATTGAAGGCTGCACAAATTGTTTGCCCTTTAGCACTACGCCCTGCAATGATTATTATGGTTGCCATGCTTGGAGCAAAAGGAAAATCTATTCTTAGAAACATTTACCCAATAAGCAGGGGGTATGAGGATATTGCTGAACGATTGAATGGAATAGGGGCGGACATTAAGGTGATAAAGGAGATATAG
- the rodA gene encoding rod shape-determining protein RodA: MIVIDEILSSKKKWRPDLYILGAVLPILGAGLITMKSFVGSSDYFGRQLVWIIVALMAFFVSSKIDFRVLKRTSVIVVLYGLSTLMLVALFVFGSISNGAKSWINVGLFSIQPSDPAKLILILLLAKYFSRRHMEIANIRHIIVSGAYTFIVFILVALHPDLGSAITIFAIWFGMVLFSGISKKHLAIVFLSGSLVFFGAWNLVFKEYQKNRIINFITPSADVRGSGYNARQAMITVGSGELFGRGIGYGTQSRLQFLPEYQTDFVFAAFAEEWGFVGVIILMSLFALIIARILYIASKGETNFEILFGVGLAIFFMSHLIINIGMNIGLMPVTGIPVPFMSYGGSHLVTEFVGLGLLMSMRKYSRPIHKDRTNNEFLGY; the protein is encoded by the coding sequence ATGATTGTGATAGATGAAATATTATCCTCAAAGAAAAAATGGCGCCCAGATCTCTATATTTTAGGCGCTGTATTGCCAATATTAGGAGCGGGGCTTATAACAATGAAATCTTTTGTTGGCAGCAGTGATTATTTTGGTAGACAATTAGTTTGGATAATTGTTGCGTTAATGGCTTTTTTTGTATCAAGTAAAATAGATTTTAGAGTATTAAAGCGAACTTCAGTAATTGTTGTTTTATACGGCTTGTCTACATTAATGCTTGTTGCGCTGTTTGTTTTTGGATCTATTTCAAACGGAGCAAAAAGTTGGATAAATGTTGGGCTTTTTTCTATTCAACCATCTGATCCCGCAAAATTAATTCTAATATTGCTACTAGCTAAGTATTTTTCTAGACGTCATATGGAAATTGCAAATATACGCCATATAATTGTTTCTGGGGCCTATACTTTTATTGTTTTCATTTTGGTGGCACTGCATCCAGACTTAGGTTCTGCTATTACAATTTTTGCAATTTGGTTTGGAATGGTTCTATTTTCTGGTATTTCAAAGAAACACCTCGCTATAGTTTTTTTAAGTGGTTCATTGGTATTTTTTGGGGCTTGGAATCTGGTTTTCAAGGAGTATCAAAAAAATAGAATCATTAACTTCATCACTCCCTCGGCTGATGTTAGGGGTAGTGGATATAATGCAAGACAAGCGATGATAACCGTTGGTTCTGGTGAATTATTTGGGCGTGGAATTGGCTATGGTACTCAATCAAGACTACAGTTCCTTCCTGAATATCAAACAGACTTTGTTTTTGCAGCTTTTGCAGAAGAATGGGGTTTTGTAGGTGTAATAATTCTAATGAGTTTATTTGCATTAATTATTGCCAGAATTTTATATATAGCTTCAAAAGGGGAGACAAACTTTGAGATATTATTTGGGGTTGGGCTCGCTATATTCTTTATGTCGCACTTAATAATTAATATAGGAATGAACATTGGCCTCATGCCGGTAACTGGTATTCCAGTTCCATTTATGAGTTATGGTGGGTCTCACTTGGTTACAGAATTTGTTGGTTTAGGTCTTTTGATGTCCATGAGGAAGTATTCTAGGCCTATACATAAGGACAGAACCAATAATGAGTTTCTGGGATACTAG
- the secD gene encoding protein translocase subunit SecD, translating to MKKVRISAILLLIFGFAVLGFDYYSQVPGQGFISNFPFKLGLDLSGGSHLVYQADLQKSGSVGGVKDVDGAMESLRGVIESRINAFGVSEPIIQTEKSTINGQEVRKLVVELPGVTDLKSAIDTIGKTPVLEFKIQKEGVGEADLTKATELQKALNELSTSSSASAVASANAVDATSSLISLLTSTSTNNQTAKATSTVAATVDYSKLYDDVGLTGQYLKSAQVQFDTNTRQPLVAISFDETGKAKFAEVTGKNIGKILAIFLDGKPISTPVIRDQIKDGSAVISGNFTPEEAKSLARDLRYGALPVPITLIGTQSIGASLGENALKASVDAGLWGFLIIAIFLLLWYRLPGLVAIVSLSMYTIFMLAIFKMIPVVLTSAGLAAFILSIGMAVDGNILIFERMREELAKGHSLEDGIREGFARAWLSIRDSNLSSIITAVILYFFATSALIKGFALVFLIGVLVSMFTAITISRTFLLALGVKKHKGIVKFLFSNGLRR from the coding sequence ATGAAAAAAGTCAGAATTAGCGCAATCTTACTGCTTATCTTCGGATTCGCAGTACTAGGATTTGATTATTATTCACAAGTTCCGGGCCAAGGATTTATTTCTAATTTTCCTTTTAAACTTGGCTTAGATCTTAGCGGTGGATCACACTTGGTTTATCAAGCAGACCTTCAAAAATCTGGCTCCGTTGGGGGTGTTAAGGATGTTGATGGAGCAATGGAAAGTCTAAGGGGGGTTATTGAATCAAGAATTAACGCCTTTGGAGTTTCAGAGCCTATCATTCAAACAGAAAAATCTACAATTAACGGGCAAGAAGTTCGTAAATTAGTTGTAGAGCTTCCTGGTGTAACAGACCTGAAGAGTGCTATTGATACAATAGGAAAGACTCCAGTTCTTGAATTTAAGATTCAAAAAGAGGGGGTGGGAGAAGCTGATCTTACAAAAGCTACAGAGCTACAAAAAGCCCTTAACGAGCTATCTACATCATCTAGCGCTTCAGCTGTAGCTTCAGCAAATGCTGTTGATGCAACAAGCTCATTAATTTCACTATTAACATCAACAAGTACAAATAACCAAACAGCTAAAGCAACATCAACTGTTGCTGCTACAGTAGACTATTCAAAGCTATATGATGACGTTGGACTAACAGGTCAATACCTTAAATCAGCGCAAGTACAATTTGATACAAACACAAGACAACCTCTTGTTGCAATTTCTTTTGATGAAACAGGAAAGGCAAAGTTTGCAGAGGTTACTGGAAAAAACATCGGAAAGATTTTAGCTATTTTCCTAGACGGAAAGCCAATTTCTACTCCAGTAATTAGAGATCAAATCAAGGATGGAAGCGCTGTGATTTCAGGAAACTTTACTCCAGAGGAGGCAAAGTCACTTGCTAGAGACCTAAGATATGGTGCTCTACCTGTTCCTATAACACTTATTGGAACTCAATCAATTGGTGCTTCTCTTGGTGAAAACGCACTTAAGGCTAGTGTTGATGCAGGACTTTGGGGATTCCTTATTATCGCAATATTCCTATTGCTATGGTATAGACTTCCTGGTCTTGTAGCTATTGTTTCATTATCAATGTATACAATATTCATGCTAGCAATATTTAAGATGATTCCGGTTGTTCTAACTTCAGCTGGACTTGCTGCCTTTATTCTATCTATTGGTATGGCGGTTGATGGAAATATTCTAATCTTTGAAAGAATGAGAGAAGAACTTGCAAAAGGCCACTCTCTTGAAGATGGTATAAGAGAAGGTTTTGCGCGCGCATGGCTTTCAATTAGAGATTCAAACTTATCAAGTATTATTACTGCTGTTATTCTTTATTTCTTTGCAACATCTGCATTAATTAAAGGTTTTGCATTAGTATTCTTAATTGGTGTGTTGGTTTCAATGTTTACAGCTATTACAATTTCAAGAACTTTCCTTCTTGCACTTGGTGTTAAGAAACACAAGGGAATTGTAAAGTTTTTATTCAGTAATGGCCTAAGACGCTAA
- the pyk gene encoding pyruvate kinase: MHLGKKTKIVATIGPVTESTEQLKKMLKAGMNVMRMNFSHGDFAEHQAKFNNLKKAIEETGMPCAIMQDLSGPKFRIGDFYQDRVTLKKGDFITLTPEKIVGDEKRVSINYPTLHLELKVGNIIMVDDGKKQFQVVEIKGSEIKCKILIGGETKGRRGVNLPGAYLKVSSLTEKDKKDIAFGIKNKVDIVAFSFVRTGDDVKELRGILDKAKSKAMIMAKIETQEAVDNIDEIIALSDAVMVARGDLAVEIGYENTPLVQKMIIKKANEAGKPVVTATQMLESMIKSPVPTRAEVSDIANAILDGTDAVMLSEESTLGDYPIEAVEMMSTIALKVENSEHHAEMLWGMQAHHIGVGHSTTLAAMEAAEKVDAKYIVTLTEYGYAARMVSRNRGHQPILVLTPNPVLFNQACLIYGCYPIMDAKHKTFEEAFANVRPLLTKNKLVKKGDRVVVVSGMPFAKTEESNVMLIETI, translated from the coding sequence ATGCACCTTGGTAAAAAGACTAAAATAGTGGCTACAATCGGCCCTGTTACGGAATCGACAGAACAATTAAAAAAGATGTTAAAGGCAGGAATGAACGTTATGAGAATGAACTTCTCTCACGGAGATTTTGCTGAACATCAAGCAAAGTTCAATAACCTTAAAAAGGCTATTGAGGAAACAGGTATGCCTTGCGCAATCATGCAAGACCTTTCTGGTCCAAAGTTTAGAATCGGAGATTTCTACCAAGATCGTGTAACTCTAAAAAAAGGAGATTTTATTACTCTAACTCCTGAGAAAATTGTTGGAGATGAAAAACGTGTTTCAATTAACTACCCAACACTTCACCTAGAACTTAAGGTGGGAAATATAATAATGGTTGATGATGGTAAGAAACAATTCCAAGTTGTTGAAATAAAGGGAAGTGAGATTAAGTGTAAAATTCTAATCGGAGGTGAGACAAAAGGCAGACGTGGAGTAAATCTTCCAGGTGCATACCTTAAGGTTAGTTCTCTTACAGAAAAAGATAAGAAGGATATTGCTTTTGGAATCAAAAATAAAGTTGATATTGTTGCCTTTTCTTTTGTTAGAACAGGGGATGACGTTAAAGAGCTAAGAGGAATTCTTGATAAAGCAAAGTCTAAAGCTATGATTATGGCAAAGATTGAAACACAAGAGGCAGTGGACAATATCGATGAGATTATCGCACTTTCTGATGCTGTGATGGTTGCTCGTGGGGACTTGGCTGTGGAGATTGGATATGAAAATACACCACTTGTACAGAAGATGATTATCAAGAAGGCTAATGAAGCTGGAAAGCCAGTTGTTACTGCAACTCAAATGTTGGAATCTATGATTAAGTCTCCAGTTCCTACTCGTGCTGAGGTATCTGATATTGCCAATGCAATCCTTGATGGAACAGATGCTGTTATGCTTTCTGAGGAATCAACTCTTGGGGATTACCCAATTGAAGCTGTTGAAATGATGTCAACTATCGCACTTAAGGTTGAGAATTCAGAACACCATGCAGAGATGTTGTGGGGAATGCAAGCGCATCACATAGGTGTTGGACATTCAACAACTCTTGCTGCTATGGAGGCTGCTGAGAAGGTTGATGCAAAGTATATTGTTACTCTAACTGAGTACGGATATGCTGCAAGAATGGTTTCAAGAAATAGAGGTCATCAACCAATTCTTGTTTTAACTCCAAATCCTGTTTTGTTTAATCAAGCATGTCTGATTTACGGTTGTTATCCAATAATGGATGCAAAGCATAAGACTTTTGAAGAAGCTTTTGCAAACGTTAGACCATTGCTTACAAAGAACAAGCTTGTAAAGAAGGGGGATAGAGTAGTAGTTGTATCTGGAATGCCATTTGCAAAGACTGAAGAGTCAAATGTTATGTTGATAGAGACAATCTAG
- the secF gene encoding protein translocase subunit SecF, giving the protein MFVVKYRKIFYTLSILLVLFSIFSISKYGLNYGIDFKGGSIIEVEYKGAKPSHDEITSIVKNAGVTSEIVVRPTGDMGYIIRTADLASSTIDSVTASLKTGVAGTSTATTSAVAAFSDSNNSGVATSTAIKGEIKRMDTVGPILGQELQSKAWTSILFVILAIVLFITFAFRHVSKPVSSWKYGLSAVIALAHDVLVPTGIYVFLGRNGGFEIDALFVTAILVILGFSVHDTIVVFDRTRENLKLDDHHKDAFDKTVGKSISQTFTRSINTSLVTVLALVALYIFGAEATRNFSLILIIGIVLGTYSSVFLGSPLLVTFWKGQKNN; this is encoded by the coding sequence ATGTTTGTAGTTAAATACAGAAAAATTTTTTACACGTTATCAATACTCCTAGTATTATTCTCTATATTTTCAATTTCAAAATATGGACTAAATTACGGAATTGATTTCAAAGGTGGTTCAATTATTGAAGTTGAATACAAGGGCGCAAAACCATCTCATGATGAGATTACATCAATTGTTAAAAATGCTGGTGTCACAAGTGAAATAGTTGTAAGACCAACGGGGGATATGGGTTATATTATTAGAACTGCCGATTTAGCATCTAGTACAATTGATTCAGTTACAGCGAGTCTAAAGACTGGAGTTGCTGGAACATCAACAGCCACAACTTCTGCTGTTGCCGCTTTTTCAGATTCAAATAACTCTGGTGTAGCAACATCAACAGCCATTAAAGGAGAAATAAAAAGAATGGATACAGTAGGACCGATTCTTGGTCAAGAGCTTCAATCAAAGGCTTGGACTTCAATTCTTTTTGTTATACTTGCGATTGTTTTGTTCATCACATTTGCATTTAGACATGTTTCAAAGCCTGTCTCATCATGGAAATATGGGCTGTCAGCCGTTATTGCACTTGCTCATGACGTATTGGTTCCAACTGGAATCTACGTGTTCCTAGGAAGGAATGGAGGCTTTGAAATCGACGCACTCTTTGTCACTGCTATTCTTGTTATACTTGGATTCTCAGTTCACGATACAATTGTTGTGTTTGATAGAACAAGAGAGAACCTAAAGCTAGATGATCATCATAAGGATGCATTTGATAAAACTGTTGGAAAGAGTATTAGTCAAACATTCACTAGATCTATAAACACTTCATTGGTTACAGTGCTAGCGTTGGTTGCTCTATATATCTTTGGGGCTGAGGCAACTAGAAACTTCTCATTGATATTGATTATTGGTATTGTTTTGGGAACATACTCATCAGTATTTCTAGGATCTCCACTTTTGGTTACTTTTTGGAAGGGACAAAAGAATAACTAG
- a CDS encoding NYN domain-containing protein encodes MITYAYIDASNLFYGGKKTLGWSIDYEKLIKYLKFRFDASNVYYFGGIEISGYKFDYMINDTVDLNALKLHLLERIDSYKKDTLDKVVVGLNHHLKQVRFYQKLEKFGYQLFLKPVKIYTDDAGNKKRKANCDVEMTFYLMHHKSEFERIVILSGDGDFLSVLKYLRNIENKEIFILASGSRTSMEIRRFVGNKFTDILNLKDCIEISEEHI; translated from the coding sequence ATGATAACCTACGCTTATATAGATGCTTCAAACCTATTTTACGGTGGTAAAAAAACTTTAGGATGGAGTATTGATTATGAAAAATTAATAAAATATTTAAAATTTAGATTTGACGCATCTAATGTGTATTATTTTGGTGGAATAGAAATTAGTGGTTATAAATTTGATTACATGATTAATGATACAGTAGATTTGAATGCTCTGAAATTACATCTATTGGAACGTATTGATAGTTACAAGAAAGACACACTAGACAAAGTCGTTGTAGGCCTTAATCATCATCTAAAACAAGTCCGTTTTTATCAAAAATTAGAGAAATTTGGATATCAGCTTTTTCTAAAGCCTGTAAAGATATATACGGATGATGCCGGCAATAAAAAACGGAAAGCAAATTGCGACGTTGAAATGACATTTTATCTAATGCATCACAAAAGCGAATTTGAAAGAATTGTTATTTTGTCGGGTGATGGAGACTTTTTGTCTGTATTAAAGTATTTGAGAAATATTGAAAATAAAGAAATTTTCATACTCGCTAGCGGGTCAAGAACATCAATGGAAATCAGGAGGTTTGTTGGAAATAAGTTCACAGACATACTTAATTTAAAAGATTGTATAGAAATATCAGAAGAACATATCTAA
- a CDS encoding type II toxin-antitoxin system RelB/DinJ family antitoxin, giving the protein MTTNVQIRVDTKLKNEAEKTLNKLGLDLPTAFRIFLNKINITGGIPFPVNNDSYFNYTKEQEDEILDAYKNGKRSKEFKNAKELIKHLRSQ; this is encoded by the coding sequence ATGACTACAAACGTACAAATAAGAGTAGACACAAAGTTAAAGAATGAGGCAGAAAAGACTTTGAATAAACTGGGTCTGGATTTACCTACGGCTTTTAGAATTTTCCTAAATAAAATAAACATTACTGGGGGAATACCTTTTCCTGTAAATAATGATAGTTATTTCAATTATACAAAAGAACAGGAGGATGAGATACTGGATGCCTATAAAAATGGTAAAAGATCAAAGGAGTTTAAAAATGCCAAGGAATTAATTAAGCATCTAAGGTCTCAATAA
- the rplJ gene encoding 50S ribosomal protein L10, with product MPIQRAKKEEIVSKVKDIIDSSNSMVFVNFHKLPVTQTGEVRRELRSHELGYYVAKKTLVKKALSDAGIKGELPPLEGELALVYGTDLLAPAREIFAFQKKMDKKISIMGGVFEGVYKSKEEMESIASIPSRDGLLSMFLNVINSPIQGFVVALNAIADKIDSK from the coding sequence ATGCCTATACAAAGAGCAAAAAAAGAAGAAATAGTTTCAAAGGTTAAGGATATTATCGATTCATCAAACAGTATGGTTTTTGTGAACTTTCACAAACTTCCAGTTACTCAAACAGGTGAGGTAAGACGTGAACTTCGTTCACATGAACTTGGATACTATGTAGCAAAGAAAACGCTTGTTAAAAAAGCTCTTTCAGACGCTGGTATCAAAGGGGAACTTCCTCCACTTGAAGGTGAATTAGCATTGGTATATGGTACAGATCTTTTAGCACCAGCTAGAGAAATCTTTGCTTTCCAAAAGAAAATGGATAAGAAAATCTCAATTATGGGAGGTGTATTTGAAGGAGTATATAAGTCAAAGGAAGAAATGGAGTCAATCGCTTCAATTCCTTCAAGAGACGGACTATTGTCTATGTTCCTTAATGTCATCAACTCTCCAATTCAAGGTTTTGTTGTCGCATTAAATGCTATAGCAGATAAGATAGATTCAAAATAA